In one window of Desulfonatronospira thiodismutans ASO3-1 DNA:
- a CDS encoding rhomboid family intramembrane serine protease → MSENYRDLIKELDLLGLYRGDGSKKKEWELVLIAMGVDYHWEHGRIMVPASQAPRAVEEVRRYEEEEVELEKYEPDQAPRQQNAVSSLFVLSLLLLFFTVVYEGLGQSEWQFLPWLEQGSANASKIITGGEWWRTITALTLHGDPAHVLGNVIIGAPFVVAVCSRLGLGLGWLTILAAGALGNYINAIVMSPAHNSIGFSTAVFAAVGIMSIHSVKFSRLSMGNAFVLGLALLAMLGVGGENTDVGAHLFGLAAGFGLGILTLRAVDMQESLQRVDFLFGITAGLLVVESWLMALWGEGLMDVLF, encoded by the coding sequence ATGTCTGAAAACTACAGGGATCTGATAAAGGAGCTGGACCTTCTGGGGCTGTACAGGGGGGATGGGAGCAAGAAAAAGGAGTGGGAGCTGGTGCTCATTGCCATGGGCGTGGATTATCACTGGGAGCATGGGCGTATTATGGTTCCGGCTTCCCAGGCACCCCGGGCCGTGGAGGAAGTGCGTCGCTACGAAGAAGAGGAAGTGGAGCTGGAGAAGTACGAGCCGGACCAGGCTCCCAGGCAGCAGAATGCTGTCAGCTCCCTTTTTGTCCTGTCTCTTTTGCTTCTTTTTTTTACCGTGGTCTACGAAGGGCTGGGGCAGTCCGAATGGCAGTTTCTGCCCTGGCTGGAACAGGGCAGCGCCAATGCTTCAAAGATAATTACAGGCGGGGAATGGTGGCGGACCATCACCGCTCTGACCCTGCACGGGGACCCGGCCCATGTCCTGGGCAATGTTATCATAGGGGCTCCTTTTGTGGTGGCGGTATGCTCCCGCCTGGGCCTGGGCCTGGGCTGGCTGACCATCCTGGCTGCCGGGGCCCTGGGCAATTATATAAACGCCATAGTCATGTCTCCGGCCCACAACAGCATCGGTTTTTCCACGGCCGTGTTTGCAGCGGTGGGCATCATGTCCATACACTCTGTAAAATTTTCCAGGCTGTCCATGGGCAATGCCTTTGTCCTGGGTCTGGCCCTGCTGGCCATGCTGGGTGTGGGGGGTGAGAATACCGACGTGGGGGCGCACCTCTTCGGCCTGGCTGCAGGTTTCGGGCTGGGCATCCTGACCCTCAGGGCGGTGGACATGCAGGAAAGCCTGCAGCGGGTGGATTTTCTTTTCGGAATCACCGCCGGGCTCCTGGTGGTGGAAAGCTGGCTCATGGCCCTGTGGGGAGAGGGTCTTAT
- the selB gene encoding selenocysteine-specific translation elongation factor — protein MPVIMGTAGHIDHGKTTLIKALSGMECDRLVEEKKRGITIELGFAFMDLEPGMRLGIIDVPGHERFVKNMVSGASGIDFVLLVIAADEGVMPQTREHLDVCTLLGVETGLVALTKTDMADPEWLELVQEDVSDYLQDTFLKDAPVVPVSAHTGQGIQELLGHIRQMAGEFKPHRRSDLFRLPMDRIFTMRGHGTVITGTTVSGRIKVGEEVMIYPQEITSKVRSLQVHGEQTQESQAGMRTAVNLHGLEVEDLERGFVLGKPGTLFPSRAWDLELTHLESAPRPLKHRTQVHFHHGAKEVLARIYLLDRDKLEPGERCVCQVRFEDPMAGVYGDRCVIRSYSPLRTIAGAGIINPLAGKVKRFSSQVQTLERLARARAEELIQVQLEIAGSKGLSLAQLVILTDLESKELQKKLQLMGGRQEVFLVDKESRIYVAGEVVKRLEESMLAELQELHRRFPMRQGVSRGELAGKWARDIPEKLFFFVLERLVRAEKIVSEQEYYRLPQHKVSLAADQEKLREKITRTYRQAGIQPPTVKKLLEELGLEMKEAGPVLRLLQDEKELVKINEDFYFSAGAVQELKDKVKDYLEKNEEMGPVEFKEITGLSRKFAIPLMEFMDKEKLTMRVGDKRKLRKRS, from the coding sequence ATCAAGGCCCTGTCCGGCATGGAATGCGACCGGCTGGTGGAGGAAAAAAAACGCGGCATTACCATTGAGCTGGGTTTTGCCTTCATGGACCTGGAGCCGGGAATGCGCCTGGGGATAATCGATGTCCCCGGGCATGAGCGTTTTGTCAAGAACATGGTTTCCGGGGCCTCGGGCATAGATTTTGTTTTGCTGGTAATCGCGGCGGACGAAGGGGTCATGCCCCAGACACGGGAGCATCTGGATGTATGCACCCTGCTGGGGGTGGAGACCGGACTGGTGGCCCTGACCAAGACCGACATGGCTGATCCCGAGTGGCTGGAGCTGGTGCAGGAGGATGTGTCCGACTACCTGCAGGACACTTTTCTAAAGGATGCTCCTGTGGTCCCGGTTTCTGCGCATACCGGCCAAGGCATCCAGGAGCTTCTGGGGCATATCCGGCAGATGGCCGGGGAGTTCAAGCCGCATCGCCGCTCGGATCTTTTCCGTCTGCCCATGGACAGGATTTTCACCATGCGCGGACATGGCACGGTTATTACCGGGACCACGGTCTCCGGACGGATAAAGGTTGGGGAAGAGGTCATGATTTATCCTCAGGAGATAACCTCCAAGGTTCGCTCCCTGCAGGTGCACGGGGAGCAGACCCAGGAGAGCCAGGCCGGGATGCGCACCGCGGTCAATCTGCACGGGCTGGAGGTGGAGGACCTGGAACGCGGTTTTGTTCTGGGCAAACCAGGCACCCTTTTTCCCTCCAGGGCCTGGGACCTGGAGCTTACCCACTTAGAATCCGCCCCCAGGCCCTTGAAGCACCGCACCCAGGTGCATTTTCATCACGGGGCCAAGGAAGTCCTGGCCAGGATCTATCTCCTGGACCGGGACAAGCTGGAGCCCGGGGAAAGGTGCGTCTGCCAGGTGCGTTTCGAGGACCCCATGGCCGGTGTTTACGGAGATCGCTGCGTCATCCGCTCATACTCCCCCCTGCGGACCATTGCCGGGGCCGGGATAATAAATCCACTGGCGGGCAAGGTAAAAAGGTTTTCCAGCCAGGTACAGACTCTGGAAAGACTGGCCCGGGCCAGGGCCGAAGAGCTTATCCAGGTGCAGCTGGAGATTGCCGGAAGCAAAGGTCTTTCCCTGGCCCAGCTGGTGATCCTGACAGACCTGGAAAGCAAGGAGCTGCAGAAAAAGCTGCAGCTCATGGGGGGGCGGCAGGAAGTATTTCTGGTGGACAAGGAAAGCCGCATCTACGTGGCCGGGGAGGTGGTAAAAAGGCTGGAAGAAAGCATGCTGGCAGAGCTTCAGGAACTGCACCGCAGATTTCCCATGCGCCAGGGCGTGTCCAGGGGGGAGTTGGCCGGGAAATGGGCCAGGGATATCCCGGAAAAGCTGTTCTTTTTTGTCCTGGAGCGCCTGGTGCGGGCCGAAAAGATAGTTTCCGAACAGGAGTATTACCGCCTGCCCCAGCACAAGGTCTCCCTGGCCGCGGACCAGGAGAAGCTGCGGGAAAAGATTACCCGGACCTACAGACAGGCCGGGATTCAGCCCCCCACTGTGAAAAAGCTCCTGGAAGAACTGGGTCTGGAGATGAAGGAAGCAGGCCCTGTGCTCAGGCTTTTGCAGGATGAAAAGGAACTGGTGAAGATAAACGAGGATTTTTATTTTTCAGCCGGGGCGGTTCAGGAACTAAAGGACAAGGTCAAGGATTACCTGGAGAAAAACGAGGAAATGGGACCGGTGGAATTCAAGGAGATTACCGGGCTTTCGCGCAAGTTCGCTATACCCCTTATGGAATTCATGGACAAGGAAAAGCTGACCATGAGGGTGGGGGACAAGCGCAAGCTGCGCAAGAGATCGTAA